The Synechococcus sp. UW179A DNA window GAGAACCGTGTGCGTTGCTACAGGGTGACAACGCATCGCTCCGTAACTTCCCGGAATTGATGCGTTGGTCATGGCCGAAGTAATGCGCGGCTTCAGTCGGACTGCTCCCCAACCTGGGCGATCCACAGAGACAAGCCTGACCAATGCGCCCAACCCCGCCAGCCGAACCCTGCTGGAAGTGATCCGTGATCTGGATGGCGCCAGCACCGAAATGGTGGAGCGGAACAAGACGATCTTTTTCCCTGGCGACCCCGCCGAGCGCGTTTATCTGATCCGACGAGGGGCCGTGCGTCTGTCGAGGGTGTACGAGTCGGGAGAAGAGATCACCGTTGCCCTGCTGAGAGAGAACAGCCTGTTCGGCGTGCTCTCACTACTCACCGGGCATCGCTCCGATCGCTTTTATCACTCCGTGGCATTCACCAGAGTCGAGATGGTGACAGCACCGGCGAGCTCAGTGCGCCAGGCAATCGAAGCGGACACCAGCGTGGGACTGCTTCTACTGCAGGGTCTCTCCAGCCGAATTCTGCAGACCGAGACCATGATCGAAACCCTCACACACCGGGATATGTCCTCCCGGTTGGTGAGCTTTCTGCTTGTCCTCTGCAGAGACTTCGGCATGCCTGGGGCCCAGGGCATCACCATTGACCTGCGTTTGTCTCACCAGGCCATCGCTGAAGCGATCGGATCCACGCGTGTCACGATCACGCGACTGCTTGGCGATTTGCGCAATTCAGGTCTGGTCGAAATTGACCGCAAGAAAATCACCGTTCTGGATCCGATTGCGCTGGCCAAACGTTTCAGTTAATTCCTCGACAGGTGAAGATGGGCAGCACCTCAGCGGCCTGCCGCATGTTTGAACGTCCGTGACCGGGTGGCTTCTGCTGCTGTCCCTGTTGATCCTTGGGGGAGTGCTCTCGACCCTTGGTGATCGACTGGGCTCAAGGGTCGGCAAGGCTCGGCTGAGCCTTTTTGGGCTTCGCCCACGTCAAACCGCTGTGGTGATCACAGTGCTAACGGGGAGCCTGATCAGTGCCCTATCGCTGGGTCTGATGCTGCTGGTGAGCCGTCAGCTGCGCGTTGGCCTCTTTGAACTCAACGACTTGGAAGCACGACTGCGCAGCAGCCGCTCCGATCTGAAAGGAAGCCGCAGGGCTCAACAAAAGGCCCGTCAACAACTCGAGCAGGCTCGCGCCGATGAAATCAAAGCCAGGAAGATCCTGGCTGATGCCCAGGCACGGGCCGGTGAGCTGCGCAGCACACTTCAACCGCTGCAGGAACAGACGCGCCGACTTGAGGCGGAACGACAGAGACTCAGCCAAGACGTGCGCAACCGCGATGCGGAAATCCAGCGCACGGACGATGAACTTCGGGCGGTGCGCGAACGCATCAGCTCCGGCGAAGCGGAGCTCCAGCAACTAGAGGAAAACCTGCTGGCACTACGGCGTGGCGATGTGGCCATCAGCAGTGGCCAGCCACTGGCCACCGTCACGCTCAAGCTGGATCGTCCTGATCAAGCCCGCCAAGTGATTGACCAGGTGCTGCGGGAAGCCAATCTGCAGGCCTATCAGAAAGTTCTGCCTGGACAGGCGCCTGATCGCCAGATCATCCTCGTGCCCCGCCAGGACATTGAAAGGCTGGAAACAGCCATCCGAAAACCAGGCACCTGGGTGGTGCTGCTGCGCTCAGCGGCCAATGTGCTGCGTGGTGAGCGCGTGGTTTACGCCTTCCCGGATGTTCGACCCAATGTGGCCATCACCATTGAGGGAGAAGTTCTGGCCAAAACCACTCTTGCCAGCCAGGACACCAGTCCTGAAGCGGTGCGAAACCGCATCAACCTGCTGCTGGCGTCCACCCTTGCAGAGGTACGCCGACGGGGATCGCTCAGCCAAGGACTTCAATTCAATGCCAATGGCGTCAACTCGCTTGCCCGGGAGCTGACCGAACGCAGTGGTGGACGGGTTGAACTCGAAGCGGTGGCCGTGCGGCGCAGTGAAACCGCCGATCCCATTGCCATCGAGCTGCGTCCGAGCCGCCGGCTGCGCCCAACATCGACGCGCCAGGACGTCACCCCATGAGCCGGATCGTCTCGGTTGACCCTGGACGCAACAAATGCGGCCTGGTCTTGGTTGATTGCGACAGGGACTGCGTCATCGAAGGGCGAGTGGTGGCAACAGAGGATGTGCTGGACACCCTTCAGTGCTGGAAGCAGATCGCACCTATTGAAGGCATGGTGCTGGGGAATGGCACAGCCAGCGACGGCTTGAGAGAACAGCTTCCTCAAGATCTTCCCGTGAAGCTGGTGGATGAGCGCGGCACCACACTTCGGGCACGCAAGCGGTACTGGCAGCTCTGGCCTCCAAAGGGATGGCGGCGATTGATCCCCCAAGGCCTGCTGCTACCGCCCACCGAACTGGATGCTCTGGCAGCCCTGGTGATTCTTGAATCCGAGCTCGGTCGCGAGATCCTTTGGCCTGGACCAGCACCACTTAGAAACGAGCTCTCACGGTAAAGCTGTAGTCGCCGCCGGCTTCCAGCCTGTAGTCGGATTTCACAAGGAAACGAAGCAACGCGTCCTGAATCAGCGCTCTGCCCAGGGAAGGCTCCACGCTCAGCTCACCCCGGTCAAACAACCAGTGAAATGTCCAAGTAAAACCGCCGGCCTGAACCTCTCCCTGCAGACATTTGTCTCGGAAGCTGTGCTGGTGCACCCGGAGATGAGCTGTGGTGACAGGCAGGCGCGCCATCAGGCCGGTTCGCCATCAGCAGCAGGCGCCAGATTCACTGCATTGATGGCGTTTCCAGCCCGATCCAGGCCTTGTCGCTGAATGTGATCGAGGCCGGACAACACTTCCCGAAGCACGTCCTGGAGCAGAGGTTCCTCAGCACGGTTGAACTGACCGAGAACATGGGAGACCGTGCGAGCACGACGTTCCTCTGGATTACGACCGGGAGCGCCGATACCAATGCGAAGTCGGGCGAATTCCTGTGTGCCGAGGTGCTGAATGGTGCTCTTCAAACCGTTATGTCCACCTGCACCACCCCGCGCGCGCAGACGCAACCGTCCGAGCGGCAGGTCCATGTCATCGACGAGCACG harbors:
- the ntcA gene encoding global nitrogen regulator NtcA encodes the protein MAEVMRGFSRTAPQPGRSTETSLTNAPNPASRTLLEVIRDLDGASTEMVERNKTIFFPGDPAERVYLIRRGAVRLSRVYESGEEITVALLRENSLFGVLSLLTGHRSDRFYHSVAFTRVEMVTAPASSVRQAIEADTSVGLLLLQGLSSRILQTETMIETLTHRDMSSRLVSFLLVLCRDFGMPGAQGITIDLRLSHQAIAEAIGSTRVTITRLLGDLRNSGLVEIDRKKITVLDPIALAKRFS
- a CDS encoding DUF3084 domain-containing protein, with translation MTGWLLLLSLLILGGVLSTLGDRLGSRVGKARLSLFGLRPRQTAVVITVLTGSLISALSLGLMLLVSRQLRVGLFELNDLEARLRSSRSDLKGSRRAQQKARQQLEQARADEIKARKILADAQARAGELRSTLQPLQEQTRRLEAERQRLSQDVRNRDAEIQRTDDELRAVRERISSGEAELQQLEENLLALRRGDVAISSGQPLATVTLKLDRPDQARQVIDQVLREANLQAYQKVLPGQAPDRQIILVPRQDIERLETAIRKPGTWVVLLRSAANVLRGERVVYAFPDVRPNVAITIEGEVLAKTTLASQDTSPEAVRNRINLLLASTLAEVRRRGSLSQGLQFNANGVNSLARELTERSGGRVELEAVAVRRSETADPIAIELRPSRRLRPTSTRQDVTP
- a CDS encoding resolvase, encoding MSRIVSVDPGRNKCGLVLVDCDRDCVIEGRVVATEDVLDTLQCWKQIAPIEGMVLGNGTASDGLREQLPQDLPVKLVDERGTTLRARKRYWQLWPPKGWRRLIPQGLLLPPTELDALAALVILESELGREILWPGPAPLRNELSR
- a CDS encoding DUF3146 family protein, yielding MARLPVTTAHLRVHQHSFRDKCLQGEVQAGGFTWTFHWLFDRGELSVEPSLGRALIQDALLRFLVKSDYRLEAGGDYSFTVRARF
- the pth gene encoding aminoacyl-tRNA hydrolase — translated: MKRGDLRLVVGLGNPGEKYASTRHNVGFMALELLTNREGGRFKPMSKLQGDLADVGSGCARLRLLMPQTYMNDSGRSIRAALDWFDLGIHQLIVLVDDMDLPLGRLRLRARGGAGGHNGLKSTIQHLGTQEFARLRIGIGAPGRNPEERRARTVSHVLGQFNRAEEPLLQDVLREVLSGLDHIQRQGLDRAGNAINAVNLAPAADGEPA